The Candidatus Thermoplasmatota archaeon nucleotide sequence AAATAAAAAAGTGGGAAGGCGTATTCAAAATTTTGTTGAATCCTGCAGATCATTTCTCAAATCATTTTTCCGGTCTGCTTATGGCTTTTTTCATTTTTTGACTACTTTTTCAAAGCATTCGAATATCCTGAAATGAAAAGATATAAAAAGAAACAATATTAATGAGGGGTGGCAAGATGAAAGATTTTCAAGCAAAAATGTTTAACAAAAAAGCATCTAATCCGAAAAATAAACCAGACCAAATTATAGAAGCTATTGGATTAAAGGCAGGTCAAACTATTGCTGATATTGGGGCAGGGGGAGGTTACTTTTCCCTGAAATTTGCCGAGATAGTGGGGGATGGAGGAAAAGTTTATGCAGTTGATACGAACCCGGATTTTTTAAAGTTTATCAGAAATAGTGCCAAAGAAAAAGGGGTGAACAATGTTATACCAACCCTTGCCAAGGAAGATAGATTAAATTTACTTGAAAGAA carries:
- a CDS encoding class I SAM-dependent methyltransferase produces the protein MRGGKMKDFQAKMFNKKASNPKNKPDQIIEAIGLKAGQTIADIGAGGGYFSLKFAEIVGDGGKVYAVDTNPDFLKFIRNSAKEKGVNNVIPTLAKEDRLNLLERSLDFIFIRNVTHHILN